The Blattabacterium sp. DPU genome includes a window with the following:
- the murB gene encoding UDP-N-acetylmuramate dehydrogenase — translation MFIKKNFSLKKFNTFGINVYARYFVEVKNIEEIIKIFDIYPYISKLFLGNGSNILFLKNYYPGLVMKIGIKGKKIIKENDSKVIVQAYAGENWNEFVNWTIKKGFSGLENLSSIPGTVGAAPIQNIGAYGAEVKDTLIKVQVYEINHRKIIEFTREECQLTYRYSLFKLPHYRNKFIILSVYFLLNKKYKQLNTSYVEIQKELENMKIKIPTLNDLSQAIFNIRQKKLPNPKKIGNAGSFFINPIVEILYFKKLKHKYPDITGYSISNHEIKLSTNSLIENIGWKGKKIGNVGIYKRKPIILVNYGKATGMEIYSFSEQIKKNIKKKFGISLSREVNVIQ, via the coding sequence ATGTTCATTAAAAAAAATTTTTCTCTAAAAAAATTTAATACATTTGGAATAAATGTTTATGCTCGTTATTTTGTAGAAGTGAAAAATATAGAAGAAATTATAAAAATTTTTGACATATATCCATACATTTCGAAACTTTTTTTAGGAAATGGAAGTAATATTCTTTTTTTAAAAAACTATTATCCGGGATTAGTGATGAAAATAGGAATAAAAGGAAAGAAAATAATCAAAGAAAATGATTCTAAAGTCATTGTTCAAGCATATGCTGGAGAAAATTGGAATGAATTTGTAAATTGGACGATAAAAAAAGGATTTAGTGGATTAGAAAACTTATCATCGATTCCAGGTACAGTTGGAGCAGCTCCCATTCAAAATATTGGAGCATATGGAGCAGAAGTAAAAGATACTTTGATAAAAGTACAAGTATATGAAATAAATCATAGAAAAATCATAGAATTTACACGTGAAGAATGTCAATTGACATATCGTTATTCTCTTTTTAAGCTTCCTCATTATAGAAACAAATTTATTATTTTATCTGTTTATTTTCTTTTAAATAAGAAATATAAACAATTAAATACATCTTATGTGGAAATTCAAAAAGAATTAGAAAACATGAAAATAAAAATACCTACTCTTAACGATTTAAGTCAGGCAATTTTTAATATTAGACAAAAAAAACTTCCAAATCCCAAAAAAATTGGAAATGCTGGTAGTTTTTTTATAAATCCTATAGTAGAAATCTTATACTTTAAAAAACTAAAACATAAATATCCCGATATTACAGGTTATAGTATTTCTAATCACGAAATAAAATTATCTACTAATTCATTAATAGAAAATATAGGATGGAAAGGAAAAAAAATTGGAAATGTGGGAATATATAAAAGAAAACCTATCATTTTAGTAAACTATGGAAAAGCTACTGGAATGGAAATATATTCTTTTTCAGAACAAATAAAGAAAAACATAAAAAAAAAGTTTGGGATTTCTTTATCAAGAGAAGTTAATGTCATACAATAA
- a CDS encoding YtxH domain-containing protein — MKKGGNFFWGVFFGTMAGLILGMILTPKKEEKIKNILEKKTEKLRDNLQEIGKKIGEKVHKIKSNFESKWKKNKIDKMDQVEQVEDELGT, encoded by the coding sequence ATGAAAAAAGGAGGAAATTTTTTTTGGGGAGTCTTTTTCGGAACTATGGCAGGATTAATATTGGGAATGATATTAACTCCAAAAAAAGAGGAAAAAATAAAAAATATATTAGAAAAAAAAACAGAAAAACTAAGAGATAACTTACAGGAAATTGGTAAAAAAATTGGGGAAAAAGTTCATAAAATTAAATCAAATTTTGAATCTAAATGGAAAAAAAATAAGATAGATAAAATGGATCAAGTAGAACAAGTAGAAGATGAATTAGGAACTTAA
- a CDS encoding purine-nucleoside phosphorylase, with protein sequence MSMTMTLEKSKQYIQNKIKEKPDFGILLLGSQFDKLIEEIKNPTCIFYEEIPLFSKKNLYGKFLFGKIEDKNVVFLIEPFYEEKRTHNFPIILCKNIGIDKLILINISGGVNPNYKMGDVMLIKDHINFYPESPNIKEFIKNRFFEITEPYDKKMIEIAENIAMNHNIIIQKGVYVAYPYPNYKTSAEYAMIRSMGGDSVGMNIVTDVITARCINLRVFAISIIMGMGLYKPSNNVHYSDSNKETKKNISLLILIIKEFIKLCL encoded by the coding sequence ATGTCAATGACTATGACTTTAGAAAAATCGAAACAATACATACAAAATAAAATTAAAGAAAAACCTGATTTTGGAATTTTATTATTAGGAAGTCAATTCGATAAACTGATAGAGGAGATTAAAAATCCTACATGTATTTTTTATGAAGAAATCCCCCTTTTTTCAAAAAAAAATTTATATGGAAAATTTTTATTTGGCAAAATAGAAGATAAAAACGTGGTTTTTTTAATAGAACCTTTTTATGAAGAAAAAAGAACCCATAATTTTCCTATTATTTTGTGTAAAAATATAGGAATAGACAAATTAATATTGATTAATATTTCTGGTGGAGTAAATCCAAACTACAAAATGGGAGATGTAATGTTAATTAAGGATCATATTAATTTTTATCCGGAAAGTCCTAATATAAAAGAATTTATTAAAAATAGATTCTTCGAAATTACAGAACCATATGATAAAAAAATGATAGAAATTGCAGAAAATATTGCGATGAATCATAATATCATTATTCAAAAAGGAGTATATGTTGCTTATCCTTATCCTAATTATAAGACCTCAGCAGAATATGCTATGATACGATCTATGGGTGGAGATAGTGTAGGAATGAATATAGTAACAGATGTAATAACAGCTAGATGTATTAATTTACGAGTGTTCGCTATATCCATTATTATGGGAATGGGATTATATAAACCATCTAATAATGTACATTATTCCGATTCTAATAAAGAAACAAAAAAAAACATATCTCTACTAATATTAATAATAAAAGAATTTATAAAACTTTGTTTATAA
- the hisS gene encoding histidine--tRNA ligase produces MFPNIPKGTRDFSSIEMSQRNYLIQTIRKQFELFGFNSIETPSIENISTLVGKYGEEGDLLMFKLFHSGNFLEKILDFLKKIDNDKKTVNVKYFTEYMSNKALRYDLTVPFVRYVAMHKNEIVFPFKRYQIQPVWRADNPQKGRFREFYQCDADIMSLSFSLWEEIELIQLCDEIFTKLNFPIVIYINHRDILEGLFEMSGIENNLWKDFTTSLDKWNKIGRDLVKKEMLNKGISSQSFDKVAYFFDMEENFSKKEQYLTVALQNSEKGTKGIRDLSFIYHNIKNISLQKTKLEWSLSLARGMNYYTGTILEIVPFNNRSFISIGGGGRYNQLSNLFGMNNTYGIGISLGLDRIYLAMEQENLLHPISSYPSKVLFINFGNEEVLYAYKIIKLFRKKGISTQLYPNTDKIGKQFKYASKNNIPFVISIGKNEINKNKIRMKNLRKNTEKEYNDINDIVNQLMKKL; encoded by the coding sequence ATGTTTCCTAATATCCCCAAAGGAACCAGAGATTTCTCCTCCATTGAGATGAGTCAACGAAATTATTTAATTCAAACAATTCGAAAACAATTTGAACTTTTTGGTTTTAATTCTATAGAAACTCCTTCTATTGAAAATATTTCTACTCTTGTTGGAAAATATGGAGAAGAAGGAGATTTATTAATGTTCAAATTATTCCATTCAGGTAATTTTTTAGAAAAAATTTTAGATTTTTTAAAAAAAATTGATAATGATAAAAAAACGGTTAATGTAAAATATTTTACTGAATATATGTCTAATAAAGCTCTGAGATATGATTTAACGGTTCCTTTTGTTCGTTATGTAGCAATGCATAAAAATGAAATCGTTTTTCCTTTTAAAAGATATCAAATACAACCTGTATGGCGTGCAGATAATCCTCAAAAAGGAAGATTTAGAGAATTTTATCAATGTGATGCAGATATAATGTCTTTATCTTTTTCTTTATGGGAAGAAATAGAATTAATTCAACTTTGTGATGAAATTTTCACTAAATTAAATTTTCCAATTGTTATATATATTAATCATAGAGATATACTAGAGGGACTTTTTGAAATGTCTGGAATAGAAAATAATTTATGGAAAGATTTTACGACATCTTTAGATAAATGGAATAAAATTGGACGAGATTTAGTGAAAAAAGAAATGCTCAATAAAGGAATTTCATCCCAATCATTTGATAAAGTAGCATATTTTTTTGATATGGAAGAAAATTTTTCTAAAAAAGAACAATATTTAACTGTAGCTTTACAAAATTCTGAAAAAGGAACAAAAGGTATACGAGATTTAAGTTTTATTTATCATAATATAAAAAATATTTCTTTACAAAAAACAAAATTGGAATGGAGTCTTTCTTTAGCCAGAGGAATGAATTATTATACAGGAACAATATTAGAAATAGTTCCATTCAACAATAGAAGTTTCATTTCTATTGGAGGAGGAGGGAGATATAATCAATTATCTAATTTATTTGGAATGAACAATACTTATGGAATAGGAATTTCTTTAGGATTGGACCGAATTTATTTGGCAATGGAACAAGAAAATTTGTTACATCCAATTTCTAGTTATCCTTCAAAAGTTTTATTTATTAACTTTGGAAATGAAGAAGTTTTATATGCATACAAAATAATCAAATTATTTAGGAAAAAAGGAATTTCTACTCAATTATATCCTAATACGGATAAAATAGGAAAACAATTTAAATATGCTAGCAAAAACAATATTCCATTTGTTATTAGTATAGGAAAAAATGAAATTAATAAAAATAAAATCAGAATGAAAAATCTTCGAAAAAACACAGAAAAAGAATACAATGACATTAATGATATTGTAAATCAATTAATGAAAAAATTATGA
- a CDS encoding 4'-phosphopantetheinyl transferase family protein — translation MIIVFKWKHFLETMFLKKLFLSYEEKVFFLSLSEKRKREFLGIRYALKYIGIKMNIFYNEKRKPFLLPEGKHISLSHSFEKIAIAISSYHIGIDIEKLRKDKKIVKIKKKFIRDDESIFIPPNYEEDYLHIIWGIKESLYKLEGGIFYSFLDHYKVSPFCLKKDSCISCWIIKNSYSKRFSAFYRKIEEYYLVYVIDI, via the coding sequence ATGATCATCGTTTTCAAATGGAAACATTTTTTAGAAACTATGTTTTTAAAAAAACTTTTTCTGTCATATGAAGAAAAAGTGTTTTTTTTATCATTATCAGAAAAACGAAAAAGAGAATTTTTAGGAATTCGTTATGCTTTGAAATATATAGGTATAAAAATGAATATTTTTTATAATGAAAAAAGAAAACCCTTTCTTCTTCCTGAAGGAAAACATATTTCTTTAAGTCATTCTTTTGAAAAAATAGCTATAGCTATAAGTTCTTATCATATAGGAATAGATATAGAAAAATTACGAAAAGATAAAAAAATAGTGAAAATAAAAAAAAAATTTATTAGAGATGATGAATCTATTTTTATTCCTCCGAATTATGAAGAAGATTACTTACATATTATATGGGGAATTAAAGAAAGTTTATATAAACTAGAAGGAGGAATTTTTTATAGTTTTTTAGATCATTATAAAGTTTCTCCTTTTTGCCTTAAAAAGGATTCTTGTATATCATGCTGGATCATAAAAAATTCTTATAGCAAACGGTTTTCTGCTTTCTATAGAAAGATAGAAGAATATTACTTAGTTTATGTTATAGATATATAG
- a CDS encoding CvpA family protein produces the protein MLDIIIIIIVLYGGYHGYKKGLISQLFMFMIFLMFIFKGFYVFYFVKGILKEINIVSKKLLIMYSIIISLFSIIFIAFIIKKIIEFIMIITWIKPIDRLGGGILGMIKYFFYFSICIFLLKEANNKIDLFPYDFFQNSFEKKFQFFFPKKESLLNKLKELYFKFYEF, from the coding sequence ATGTTAGATATAATCATTATAATTATAGTTTTATATGGTGGATATCATGGATATAAAAAAGGATTAATTTCTCAATTATTCATGTTTATGATATTTCTTATGTTTATTTTCAAAGGTTTTTATGTTTTTTATTTCGTAAAAGGAATATTAAAAGAAATCAATATAGTAAGCAAAAAATTATTGATAATGTATTCTATAATAATTTCGCTTTTTTCTATTATTTTTATAGCTTTTATAATTAAAAAAATCATAGAATTCATCATGATCATCACATGGATAAAACCTATAGATAGATTAGGTGGTGGGATATTAGGTATGATTAAATATTTTTTTTATTTTTCAATATGTATTTTTTTACTAAAAGAAGCAAATAACAAAATAGATCTCTTTCCTTATGATTTTTTTCAAAATTCCTTTGAAAAAAAATTTCAATTTTTTTTCCCTAAAAAAGAATCTTTATTAAACAAATTGAAAGAATTATATTTTAAATTTTATGAATTTTAA
- a CDS encoding Mrp/NBP35 family ATP-binding protein yields the protein MYEKKIEKALENVIIDNKNIIESGWIKKIDFSKNKIKIYLCLSNPAMHIKNKLIKEITHSIKNQNILDTICIKIEIKSDRKIKPVKNIIAIASGKGGVGKSTIATNIAVTLVQMGFHVGLLDADIYGPSIPLMFNIKEESIKLQHKNGIMNPITSYGVKILSIGFFSKYGQAIVWRGPMVTKVLRQFLHETNWGELDFLIVDLPPGTGDIHLSLLQEIPLKGIVMVSTSQKIALSDVNRSVGMFRIKSICVPILGIIENMSYVFSKKTQEKCFFFGKNGVKNFSKEMNLFFMGEIPMLQTIREYSDLGIPVVLKNEYIRNIFLEITKNMINQL from the coding sequence ATGTATGAAAAAAAAATAGAAAAAGCGTTAGAAAATGTTATTATTGACAATAAAAATATTATTGAATCTGGTTGGATAAAAAAAATAGATTTTTCTAAAAATAAAATCAAAATCTATTTGTGTTTATCTAATCCTGCTATGCATATAAAAAATAAACTCATAAAAGAGATTACTCATTCTATAAAAAATCAAAATATTTTAGATACAATATGTATAAAAATAGAAATAAAATCAGATAGAAAAATAAAACCTGTTAAAAATATAATAGCTATAGCTTCTGGAAAAGGAGGAGTAGGAAAATCCACAATAGCAACAAATATAGCGGTTACTTTAGTTCAAATGGGTTTTCATGTTGGATTATTAGATGCGGATATTTATGGGCCTTCTATTCCATTAATGTTTAATATTAAAGAGGAATCTATAAAACTACAACATAAAAATGGAATAATGAATCCTATTACTAGTTATGGAGTTAAAATTCTGTCTATAGGTTTTTTTTCAAAATATGGACAAGCGATTGTTTGGAGAGGGCCCATGGTAACTAAAGTTTTGAGACAGTTTTTGCATGAAACTAATTGGGGAGAATTAGATTTTTTAATTGTAGATTTACCTCCAGGAACAGGCGATATTCATTTATCTCTTTTACAAGAAATACCATTAAAAGGAATTGTTATGGTAAGTACATCTCAAAAAATAGCCTTATCGGATGTGAATCGGTCTGTAGGAATGTTTCGGATTAAATCTATTTGTGTTCCTATACTTGGAATTATAGAAAATATGTCTTATGTTTTTTCAAAAAAAACTCAAGAAAAATGTTTTTTTTTTGGAAAAAATGGAGTTAAAAATTTTTCAAAAGAAATGAATCTTTTTTTTATGGGAGAAATCCCCATGTTACAAACAATACGAGAATATTCAGATTTAGGAATTCCTGTTGTTTTAAAAAACGAGTATATTAGAAATATATTTCTAGAAATTACAAAAAATATGATCAATCAATTGTAA
- the ftsZ gene encoding cell division protein FtsZ has protein sequence MKKKDFISKKENPQLELTKKNRSASIKVIGVGGGGSNALSHMFEQGINGVDFIACNTDAQALNNNPVPIKIQLGASITEGLGAGADPEVGEKAALESLDEIKSILDSNTKMTFITAGMGGGTGTGAAPIIAGISKEKGILTVGIVTIPFHFEGKMRLQQAQKGIEALRKNVDSLIVINNDKLRELYGNLGFKAGFAKADEVLTTAAKGIAEVITHHYKQNIDLRDTRTVLKESGTAVMGSAIAVGENRAKEAVVQALDSPLLNDNKITGAKNVLLLIVSGKIEITIDEIGIISDYIQTEAGNNANIIMGLGEDENFEESISVTIVATGFPTEIQRAINHEEKKIFHRLEEPYEQKLNKIEEIHSYSKRIDPYFSRNYSKSNQKSFYKNKKEDFSSKQKQNIFDKSINPNFFIEKKHRKYMLEDSFDLPISYNENEEILKNRIRKKENNTNQ, from the coding sequence ATGAAAAAAAAAGATTTTATATCAAAAAAAGAAAACCCTCAATTGGAATTAACGAAAAAAAATCGTTCAGCTTCCATAAAAGTAATTGGAGTAGGAGGAGGAGGAAGTAATGCTTTAAGTCATATGTTTGAACAAGGAATTAATGGAGTAGATTTTATAGCGTGTAATACAGATGCACAAGCATTAAATAATAATCCAGTTCCTATAAAAATTCAATTAGGAGCATCTATAACAGAAGGACTTGGTGCTGGAGCCGATCCTGAAGTAGGAGAAAAAGCGGCATTAGAAAGTTTGGATGAAATAAAAAGTATTTTAGATTCTAATACGAAAATGACTTTTATTACAGCAGGAATGGGTGGAGGAACAGGAACTGGAGCCGCTCCAATTATTGCAGGAATTTCTAAAGAAAAAGGCATTCTTACTGTAGGGATTGTTACAATTCCATTTCATTTTGAAGGAAAAATGAGATTACAACAAGCTCAAAAAGGAATAGAAGCATTAAGAAAAAATGTGGATTCTCTTATTGTCATTAACAATGATAAATTGAGAGAATTATATGGAAATCTAGGATTTAAAGCAGGTTTTGCCAAAGCGGATGAAGTTTTAACTACTGCAGCTAAAGGCATTGCAGAAGTTATTACTCATCATTATAAACAAAATATAGATTTAAGAGATACAAGAACAGTTCTAAAAGAAAGTGGAACGGCTGTTATGGGATCTGCTATTGCTGTTGGAGAAAATAGAGCAAAAGAAGCGGTTGTTCAAGCTTTAGATTCTCCATTATTGAATGATAATAAAATTACGGGAGCTAAAAATGTGCTTCTTCTTATTGTTTCAGGAAAAATAGAAATTACTATAGATGAAATAGGAATTATCAGTGATTATATACAAACTGAAGCAGGAAATAATGCTAACATTATTATGGGGTTAGGTGAGGACGAAAATTTTGAAGAAAGTATTTCAGTCACTATAGTAGCTACGGGGTTTCCTACGGAAATACAGCGAGCTATTAATCACGAAGAAAAAAAAATATTTCATAGGTTAGAAGAACCTTATGAACAAAAATTAAATAAAATAGAAGAAATCCATTCTTATTCTAAACGGATTGATCCTTATTTTTCAAGAAATTATTCAAAATCAAATCAAAAATCTTTTTATAAAAATAAAAAAGAGGATTTTTCATCAAAACAAAAACAAAATATTTTTGATAAATCTATAAATCCAAATTTTTTTATAGAAAAAAAACATAGAAAATATATGCTAGAAGATAGTTTTGATCTTCCTATTTCATATAATGAAAATGAAGAAATATTAAAAAATCGTATTCGTAAAAAAGAAAACAATACAAATCAATAG
- the pheS gene encoding phenylalanine--tRNA ligase subunit alpha: MDKKIEKIKKEIKCFHIKTYDDLETFRIKFLGKKKGIITILFKELSKIHIHKRKIFGKIINELKKETQNKINIFHYKYKNDDHKNDKDAKFDPTIPGKSVEIGSRHPLSILNNRIIDLFMKIGFTYVDGPEIEDDWHNFTALNIPIFHPSRDMQDTFFLCKNPDILLRTHTSSVQIRYMKKHKPPFRILSIGKVYRNETISSRSNFMFHQAEGFYIDKKVSFSNLKQTIHYLITSLFGKAKIRFRPSYFPFTEPSAEVDIYCNNEWIEIMGCGMVDPQVFKNVNIDAEIYSGFAFGLGIERLALIIYKMKDIRIYFDNDIRFLKQFKSEF, translated from the coding sequence ATGGATAAAAAAATAGAAAAAATTAAAAAAGAAATAAAATGTTTTCACATTAAAACATATGATGATTTAGAAACATTTAGAATTAAATTTTTAGGTAAAAAAAAAGGAATTATTACAATATTATTTAAAGAATTAAGTAAAATTCATATACATAAAAGAAAAATTTTCGGAAAAATTATTAATGAATTAAAAAAAGAAACTCAAAATAAAATAAATATTTTTCATTACAAATACAAAAATGATGATCATAAAAATGATAAAGACGCTAAATTTGATCCTACTATACCTGGAAAATCGGTAGAAATTGGATCTAGACATCCCCTGTCTATTCTAAATAATAGAATCATAGATCTTTTTATGAAAATTGGATTTACTTATGTAGATGGACCTGAAATAGAAGACGATTGGCATAATTTTACAGCTTTAAACATTCCTATATTTCATCCATCTAGAGATATGCAAGATACATTTTTTTTGTGCAAAAATCCAGATATTTTGTTGCGTACACATACTTCTTCTGTGCAAATACGGTATATGAAAAAACATAAACCCCCTTTTCGTATATTATCTATCGGAAAAGTATATAGAAATGAAACAATTTCATCACGTTCCAATTTCATGTTTCATCAAGCGGAAGGGTTTTATATTGACAAAAAAGTTTCTTTTTCCAATTTAAAACAAACGATTCATTATTTAATCACTTCTCTTTTTGGAAAAGCGAAAATTAGATTTCGTCCTTCTTATTTTCCATTCACAGAGCCTAGTGCGGAAGTAGATATTTATTGTAATAATGAATGGATAGAAATTATGGGTTGTGGAATGGTAGACCCCCAAGTTTTTAAAAATGTAAATATTGATGCAGAAATTTATTCTGGATTTGCTTTTGGATTGGGAATTGAACGTTTAGCTTTAATCATTTACAAAATGAAAGATATTAGAATTTATTTTGATAATGATATTCGTTTTTTAAAACAATTCAAAAGTGAATTTTAG
- the rlmB gene encoding 23S rRNA (guanosine(2251)-2'-O)-methyltransferase RlmB: protein MKKLEIVYGIHPLIEAIIAKRTIRTLFFQKGLRQVSNAYKKLIHLSNKEHIPIQTVSKQKFYQLRNKNHQGVFAIIYPIETYHIEDLLPIFYEKGKNPLLIILDRITDVRNFGSIIRTSACAGVDAIIIPKKDTAMIGSDSIKTSSGALFKVPICQEKNILNTIEFLKNSGLKIVSATEKSNIYWYNIDFSGPVALILGNEEKGVSSKYLTISYEKVGIPVIKGISSLNVSVACGIILYEIYRQRKYQSKIHF from the coding sequence ATGAAAAAATTAGAAATTGTTTATGGAATACATCCATTGATAGAAGCGATTATAGCTAAAAGAACTATTAGAACACTTTTTTTTCAAAAAGGATTGAGACAAGTATCGAATGCTTACAAAAAATTAATACATCTTTCCAATAAAGAACATATTCCAATTCAAACCGTTTCGAAACAAAAATTTTATCAATTAAGAAATAAAAATCATCAAGGAGTTTTTGCAATTATTTATCCTATAGAAACTTATCATATAGAAGATTTGCTTCCCATATTTTATGAAAAAGGAAAAAATCCACTATTAATCATTTTAGATCGAATAACAGATGTCAGAAATTTTGGATCTATAATACGTACGTCTGCATGTGCAGGAGTAGACGCTATCATTATTCCAAAAAAAGATACAGCTATGATTGGATCTGATTCAATAAAAACTTCTTCAGGTGCTTTATTTAAAGTTCCTATATGTCAAGAAAAAAATATATTGAATACGATAGAATTTTTGAAAAATTCTGGATTAAAAATCGTTTCTGCGACAGAAAAATCCAATATATATTGGTACAATATTGATTTTTCAGGTCCAGTTGCTTTAATCCTAGGAAATGAAGAAAAAGGAGTTTCTTCAAAATATTTAACAATTTCCTACGAAAAAGTAGGAATTCCAGTAATTAAAGGAATTTCATCTTTAAATGTTTCTGTAGCTTGTGGCATTATTTTATATGAAATTTACAGACAAAGAAAATATCAATCTAAAATTCACTTTTGA
- the pnuC gene encoding nicotinamide riboside transporter PnuC, translated as MIWIIDILLYPYYYNNYFHVILELTAVTFTIFSVFCAQKNNVWVYPIGIVSTIIYSYLTFEISLYGDFIINLYYTLMSFYGWYTWMYKKDKKNRKIPITFCNKKDYFYTLILFLLTCIFSMMIYFFYGKLQSHYDWIDILTTGIYFSGMYQMSMKKVENWIFWMVGNGISIPLYFFKGFVLTGFLFIILVLLAIIGFFIWHKKALNQILS; from the coding sequence ATGATATGGATAATAGATATCCTTTTATATCCCTATTATTATAATAATTATTTTCATGTAATTTTAGAATTAACAGCTGTAACATTTACAATATTTAGTGTTTTTTGTGCTCAAAAAAATAATGTATGGGTATATCCAATAGGAATAGTTAGTACTATTATATATAGTTATTTAACTTTTGAAATTTCTCTTTATGGAGATTTTATTATTAACTTGTATTACACGTTAATGAGTTTTTATGGATGGTATACATGGATGTATAAAAAGGACAAAAAGAATCGAAAAATACCTATTACTTTTTGTAATAAAAAAGATTATTTTTATACCTTGATTTTATTTCTACTTACTTGTATTTTCAGTATGATGATTTATTTTTTTTATGGAAAACTTCAATCTCATTATGATTGGATAGATATACTGACAACGGGGATATATTTTTCTGGCATGTATCAGATGTCTATGAAAAAAGTAGAAAATTGGATATTTTGGATGGTAGGAAATGGAATTTCTATTCCTCTTTATTTTTTTAAGGGGTTTGTATTGACAGGATTTTTATTTATTATTCTTGTCTTATTGGCTATAATTGGATTTTTTATTTGGCATAAAAAAGCACTCAATCAAATTTTATCATAA